The Mucilaginibacter rubeus genomic interval ATTGGATCCTTCTTGAGCCGCCATGTATTTCATTCAACAGCTTATCGAGGCTCTCTTTTTGATCCTCTTCCAATTGCCGCTGTGACAAATAAGGATTATCATGTTTATATTTTGCATACCAGCTTTCAACCAAAGCATTCTCTGCCTGGGTAGTCATTCCCTTGTTGTACCGTTCTATTAAATCTTCAATGTCTTGTGGTTGCATAATCTTTAAAGGATATGTTATCCTTATTATCCGATATACAACTACTGTAGTGGGGAGGGAGTAGATAAAATTTAAAAAAACTGAAAATAATTTTCAAGATGATAGATTAGGGATGGTAACACACACTATTGCTTTGAGAATGCTTATAGCATATTGATCTTACATTAGTTAATCCGGGCTGCCAGATTTAAAAGGTCAATGCAATTACATATAAAACTTCATCGTAAACAAGCTCAACGCAAACGTTTGTTTCTGATAACAAGGCACATAATTGCATTTTTTGAACCTTATAACTACTCAGCATAATTATTGAAAGCCCATATTAATTATCCCGATAGGAAATTGTTTACGAATCAGTTAAAAAAATCGTTATAAATCAGGCGGTTGAAGATATAAGATACTTACGTTGAGAATTAAGAGCTCTTTACTAAAGCCTATTTCCCAGAATTAACGCAAACGGTTGCGTAGAACTTTAGCACTTAAAATCACTCCAGTCCTATTAATTTGTAACAACAATTATACGACAGATAAGCGAGGCCCGATTTCAGGCGATTAGTGTATCCCGGGCCTCAATGGTCAGCAATCAATAAATATCGCTTGCAAATTTATAATCAATGTAAACCTTAATGGCTTTGTACGGTAACTATAGTGATGACGATTTGATAACGCTGTTAAGGCAAGATGACATATCTGCTTTTACGGCGATTCATTCGCGCTATTATAAAGCGTTATATCAGCATGCTTATAAAAGACTACCAGACAGGGATACTGTTAAAGATATCCTTCAGGACCTATTTATCTCTATATGGGCCCAAAGGGGATCAATTGACGTTAAAGGTAGTTTAGAGGCTTATTTGTGCACAGCTGTCCGAAACAAAGTTTTAAATTTTTTCAAGCACGAGAAAGTTAAATCTAACTACATCGCCTCGTTGATTCACTTTGAGGAAACCGGTAAGTGCACCACAGACGAAAAGTTAAGGAATAAAGAGCTTATTGCCTTGGTTAAGGCCGAGGTAAACTCTTTACCTCCAAAAATGAAACAGGTATTTGAATTAAGCAGGGATTCGAACTTGTCCCACAACGAAATTGCCGAAATATTAGATATAAGCCCATTAACCGTTAGAAAACAGGTAAATAATTCTTTAAAAATATTGAGGGTGAAATTAGCATCATACCTGCTAACGTTTTTTCTATAACGGCTTTATCAAGGCACGGCATCGTCTAACCATCGAAGACAAGATATCACTTTCAACTATTAATACAATCAAAAGAGTTCATATGGATATTTTAATTATTTGTTCTCCAGTTTATTGAAAAAACAATGATGTTAATTGTCGCACTGGGTCACTCCGGCACCTAAGGGAGATACTAAATTAGAAGCACCTCCCTTTTTCATCTCATCAAATGACTTCTTGCTCCGGATCATTATTCATTAACGATCAAATGCTCAATTTACAACACTTGGAATGGGATCGCCGATAGGATTTACGGAAGTAAAATTGAACCCTAATAACCCAGCGATGGTTTTTGCATATTGATCCTGGTATATCTGTCCGTTATCCTTTACCTCCCCCAAACGTTTTACTTTAGGGCCCAAAACCATTAGCCAGGTATCATTTGCATGCGGAATGCTGGCGCCATGGCTCGTCCATTGGTTTCCATCGCCCCTGCCATGATCAGGCATAATCATAATGGTAGTATTGTTTTTATAAAACGGATCGTTTTGTACATACGTCCACAGTTTACCTATCATGGCGTCTATACTATGTATAGCATCCAGGTAAAAGTCATATCTACCTTCATGCGCCTGGTCGTCGGTATCTGCCAGGTCAAGGTAAACCACTTTGGGGTGTTTGGCCATGATGTATGATTTTGCCAGCGCGTAGGTTGTAGCATCCAGGCGTTCGCCATTACCCCATATTTTAGGTTCATAATGCTGTATTTCGTTAGCCAATTTCTCGGCTTCTGTCAAATCGCTTCCTTTCAGGTCTTCAAACGGATTATTTACCAGCATACCGTTCCGGTTACGGTTAATAATCCTGGCAACGGCATCCCATGAGGCAAAAGCCACCACTTTTTTAGTATATCCCTTTTGCTGATTAATAAATTCCAGCACATTTTTGTTAGGATTATCCGGGTAATCATTTGAATTTACTTTAGGATCGGCATAGCCTGTTAAATTTTCGCTGCGGCCCGGGTATGAGAACCAATAGGTATTTTTAACATTTACCAGGCTTCCCAGATCGCGGTTACCATATAACTGACCATTTTTTTCAATTGTGCTCCAAACAAAAGGCATGAGTTTGGCCCGGCGGTCCTGCTGATCTTCGGCCCAATATTTATTGATACGTTGAGCGGAATCCTGTGAGTTAAATTTTTTACCGGTAATGAGCTGTTTTTCTGCCCCGTGAAAAATTTCTTTCCACCGGAGGCCATCTATAGATATAACTATAATGTTCCCGGATTTAGCAGTATTTTGAGCAGAAACAGATCCTGCACTAAAAAATGCAAATAGGATTAAAACTAATATTTTTTTCATTTTATGAGTTATGGTATTTTATATAAGATGCTTTCGATCTGCCGGGCAGGCCCTTCATCTTTTAAATAGTCTTTATTACTGGTTTTAGTTCCCTGTAAATTGTTTAAATAAGCCCAGGGTTGTTAAAGTTGGGTTTAATCTGGACGCCAGTATTTTTAATCTTACCTTTTGCGCGGTTATGGCGTTAAACCGGATCAATCGTTTCGCGCCAACGGTGGTGCCTTCGGTAGCTTGCTCCCAGGTTGTTCCATTAAAATATTCAAGGCTAAACTTTTCAATACGCTGGCCAACGGTGATGTTTTCCTGAAGGCACAGCACATCAAATGTTTGTGGTTTGCTCAGGATGATCTGTATTACCGACGATGTATCCCGCCCTTTTGTAGTCCAGTAATTGTCCAGACCGCCTTTTGCCAGGGCAGCGGTATTGATGCCATTTTTTGAGCTGATCAGTGCTCCTTTTATAAGGTTGTTTTTAAAAGTTTTGTCGATGATATTTTTCCATTCCAAAAGATTTTTCTGATCGTGCTCATTGATCAGGCCTCTTTTATCAGGCGGGATATTGAGCAGTAAAACCGAATTACGGCCTACAGAACTATAATAGATATCCAATAGCTTTTCGGGAGATTTTACTTTATTGTCCTCCGCCTCATGATAAAACCATCCCGGCCTGATGGATACATCTGTTTCGGCGGGATACCAGGCAAGGGCCTGCGCGTTGCCAATCTTATCCCGGCTACCGAGGTCATCACCCGTCATATCTCCCTTTGGCGCAAAGGCGATATCCTTTTGCGAATTTTGAGCGGTACTGGCATTGGTTTGCTTGTCAATTGGAACAACACTCCACTCCGATAAACGGCCATAACCGCTTTCGGTACCAACCCAGCGTACATCAGGACCCATGATGGCTATAACCGCGCCCGGTTGCAGCTTACGGATCAGGCTATACCATTCTTCAAAATGATATACTGGTTTTTTGCCGTTAGGGCCCTCACCATTAGCACCATCAAACCAAACCTCATCAACCCGGCCGTAATTACTTAATAATTCGGTTAGCTGGTTCATGAAATAGGCGTTATATTTTTCGGAATCGCCATAATCAGGATTATTCCTGTCCCATGGTGAAAGATAAATACCAAAACCAACACCCTGAGCATGGCAGGCCTCGGCAACTTCTTTTACTACATCACCCTGCCCGTTTTTCCAGGGACTATTTTTTACAGAATGTTCAGTGTACTTACTGGGCCACAGACAAAAGCCGTCATGATGTTTGGCCGTAATGATCACCTGTTTTATCCCCGCCTGTTTACTGGTACGTACCCATTGGGCGGCATCCAGCTGAGTTGGATTAAACAGTTTAGTGTCTTCTTTGCCACTGCCCCACTCCTGGTTGGTAAAGGTGTTCATGCCAAAATGGAAAAACGCGGTGAACTCCAACTGCTGCCAGCGTAATTGCCTTGGTGAAGGAGTAATGTGCGCGGCTTTATTTACAATTTCCTGTTTGGAATCGCTTGAGCTAATGGCTGTATAATTTTGTGCATAAGCTGTAGAGCAAAAGCCCATAGCTATTATAGATAATAGATTTTTCATTTACTTAGTTTTCATTTTAGAAACCGGACAATTTATTACCTGGCCCTTTTTTCTAATTCTTCGCGCGGGGCAATCAACAATTTTCCTGCGGCAGCATTTCCTTTAAATGCTTGTGCCCTTATTTGGTAGATACCTTTGGGAATAACTATTGGAGTGCCGTTATAACGGGCGCAAGATGTATCAGGGTTGGTATTATCAAGGGTGTAGTAAATATTCAGACTGTCGATATCGGTACTAAGCGAAACCAATAACTGTTTTTGCTCATCAAGTTTTGCAGTTGCAAGCACATCAAAGGCTGCTTTGGAATAATTGATTTGCGCAGCATCCAAAATTTTAAATTGAGGCTCTAATTTTTTTTGAAAACCAATCCAATTTTGTTTTGCCTGTGGCGACCAAAAAACTTCGGATAATGCCAGTGATCGCGGCCATGTCATGTATTCGGCATGCCGCCCGTTAGGCACAGCCTCCGACCATAAATTGCCCTGTCCTCCCAAAACCAATGTGCTGTCTATTCCTGTTGGAACAGGGTTCCATTGATACGCTGTTTGTAAACGCAACATGTCGTATGTGTCAGGTTCTAACAGCGGATCTCCCTGGTAAAGATCCAGGTATGTATTACTGCTCGGAGTAAAAATAACCTGATGCCCTTGTTTGGCGGCATCTATCCCCCCCTGCATACCTTGCCAGCTCATCACTGTTGCTTCAGGAGCCAGCCCACCTTCCAGAATTTCATTCCAGCCAATTAATTTTTTCTTCTTTTTCTTCAGGATTTTTTCTACTCTTTTTATAAAATAGCTTTGTAATTCATGCGCCGTCTTTATCCCCTGTTGTTTCATAAAATCCTGCACAACTGCCGACTGCTGCCAGAAGTACTTTGTGGCTTCGTCGCCGCCGATATGGATGTAATCTCCCGGAAATAAAGCAGCTACTTCAATAAAAACTTTATCCAGAAAGGTATACACGCGTTCGTCTGCGGGGTTTAAGGTATTATCGTCAATATTATAAAATTTACTTCCGGGGTTTACGGGGTAAATGTAGCCTGTTGCAGACAAATAAGGATAGGCTGCAATGGCTGCCAACGAATGACCTGGGACATCAATTTCGGGCACAATGGTTATATTTCTTTCGGCTGCGTAGGCAATAACTTCTTTTATATCCTGCTGCGTATAATACCCGCCATAAGTAGCCTTTTCGTTTTTTTGAGGCGGATCATAAGACCACCACTGCCCTGTTCTGGGCACGCGCCAGGCACCCACTTCCGTTAAGCGGGGCAGTGATTTTATTTCAATGCGCCATCCCTGATCGTCTGTTAAGTGCCAGTGAAATATATTGAATTTATAGCGGGCCATATCATCAATATATTTTTTCACAAAGTCTTTTGAAAAAAAGTGCCGGCTTACATCAAGCATCAACCCGCGCCATTTTAACCGGGGATAATCAATGATTTCTACAGCAGGCAGGCTATGTTGCTGCTTATTGGCTTCGCTTGAAAGAGAAAGCAGTTGCCGCATGGTTTGTAAGCCATAAAATATACCTGCTGTTTTACGTGCCTGCAGTTTTACTTCATGCTCCGTAATGGATAGCTCGTAACCTTCGTCATTAATTGGATTGTTTAATGCGGGGTTCAACAATAGCTTAATAGAGCGTTCCGAAGCAGTTGTTTTGTTTTTTACAGGCAATGGAAAACCCAGCAGCGTGTTGATCCATTCATTAGCACGGTTGCCCTGGGCGGTAAGCTCGGGGCTACCTGACGGAATGATCAAGGAGGTATGGTTGTCAATTACAAATGTACCTTTACCCTGAACCAAAGATACCGGCTCGGGAACAACGGCTGTGTAATTTTGCGCATGAGCTACAGAGCAAAAGCTTATCGCTAATACCAATAATAGATTTTTCATTTACTTAATTAACGTTTCGTATTTAATATATTCATCATCAAAGCTACCATCATTATAGAGGTTTAATAACGAGTATCCAGGTTCTGTTTGTTTATACGAACTTTTACCGTCATCGCCGGGTTCCCACCAAAAACCACTTGTGGCCCCATTACACAAATAACTTACACCGTTATACCAAACCTTATCCAGTAAATGAACATGCCCGCTCAGGCATATCCTGATGTTTTTATTATGGTTAAACACCTCTATAAATTTCATAATATCCAGGTGATTGTAGCTGCCTTCTACCTTAAACGGCCCTATAGCCCCGGGTTTGTTATCGGTAATGCCTGTGCAACTCAGCAAGGGGTAATGCGACATGATGAGTGTTGGTTTATCCTGGTGGCTTTGTACATCGTGCACAAACCAGTTCCATTGTTCATCATCAAGCATACCCGGCGTTTTGGGATGATTACTGTCAAGCATAATAAAATGCCAGCCGTTTTTGTCAAAACTATAATAGTTATTTTGCAACCCCAGCATTTTAAGCACACCAGGTTTACCAAATAACTCGTCGCCTTTTCCCTGCCACCACATATCATGGTTACCCAATACACTGTACATTGGAATATCTTTTACCAGGGCCATGCTATCTTTCCAGCATGACCATAATTCCAGCACCCTCTCCTTTTTTATATCGTTGTAGTCTGCCGCGTAAATCGAGTCGCCACCGTTCAGGATCAGGT includes:
- a CDS encoding alpha-L-fucosidase, encoding MKNLLSIIAMGFCSTAYAQNYTAISSSDSKQEIVNKAAHITPSPRQLRWQQLEFTAFFHFGMNTFTNQEWGSGKEDTKLFNPTQLDAAQWVRTSKQAGIKQVIITAKHHDGFCLWPSKYTEHSVKNSPWKNGQGDVVKEVAEACHAQGVGFGIYLSPWDRNNPDYGDSEKYNAYFMNQLTELLSNYGRVDEVWFDGANGEGPNGKKPVYHFEEWYSLIRKLQPGAVIAIMGPDVRWVGTESGYGRLSEWSVVPIDKQTNASTAQNSQKDIAFAPKGDMTGDDLGSRDKIGNAQALAWYPAETDVSIRPGWFYHEAEDNKVKSPEKLLDIYYSSVGRNSVLLLNIPPDKRGLINEHDQKNLLEWKNIIDKTFKNNLIKGALISSKNGINTAALAKGGLDNYWTTKGRDTSSVIQIILSKPQTFDVLCLQENITVGQRIEKFSLEYFNGTTWEQATEGTTVGAKRLIRFNAITAQKVRLKILASRLNPTLTTLGLFKQFTGN
- a CDS encoding beta-N-acetylhexosaminidase; protein product: MKNLLLVLAISFCSVAHAQNYTAVVPEPVSLVQGKGTFVIDNHTSLIIPSGSPELTAQGNRANEWINTLLGFPLPVKNKTTASERSIKLLLNPALNNPINDEGYELSITEHEVKLQARKTAGIFYGLQTMRQLLSLSSEANKQQHSLPAVEIIDYPRLKWRGLMLDVSRHFFSKDFVKKYIDDMARYKFNIFHWHLTDDQGWRIEIKSLPRLTEVGAWRVPRTGQWWSYDPPQKNEKATYGGYYTQQDIKEVIAYAAERNITIVPEIDVPGHSLAAIAAYPYLSATGYIYPVNPGSKFYNIDDNTLNPADERVYTFLDKVFIEVAALFPGDYIHIGGDEATKYFWQQSAVVQDFMKQQGIKTAHELQSYFIKRVEKILKKKKKKLIGWNEILEGGLAPEATVMSWQGMQGGIDAAKQGHQVIFTPSSNTYLDLYQGDPLLEPDTYDMLRLQTAYQWNPVPTGIDSTLVLGGQGNLWSEAVPNGRHAEYMTWPRSLALSEVFWSPQAKQNWIGFQKKLEPQFKILDAAQINYSKAAFDVLATAKLDEQKQLLVSLSTDIDSLNIYYTLDNTNPDTSCARYNGTPIVIPKGIYQIRAQAFKGNAAAGKLLIAPREELEKRAR
- a CDS encoding alkaline phosphatase family protein, which translates into the protein MKKILVLILFAFFSAGSVSAQNTAKSGNIIVISIDGLRWKEIFHGAEKQLITGKKFNSQDSAQRINKYWAEDQQDRRAKLMPFVWSTIEKNGQLYGNRDLGSLVNVKNTYWFSYPGRSENLTGYADPKVNSNDYPDNPNKNVLEFINQQKGYTKKVVAFASWDAVARIINRNRNGMLVNNPFEDLKGSDLTEAEKLANEIQHYEPKIWGNGERLDATTYALAKSYIMAKHPKVVYLDLADTDDQAHEGRYDFYLDAIHSIDAMIGKLWTYVQNDPFYKNNTTIMIMPDHGRGDGNQWTSHGASIPHANDTWLMVLGPKVKRLGEVKDNGQIYQDQYAKTIAGLLGFNFTSVNPIGDPIPSVVN
- a CDS encoding RNA polymerase sigma factor — encoded protein: MALYGNYSDDDLITLLRQDDISAFTAIHSRYYKALYQHAYKRLPDRDTVKDILQDLFISIWAQRGSIDVKGSLEAYLCTAVRNKVLNFFKHEKVKSNYIASLIHFEETGKCTTDEKLRNKELIALVKAEVNSLPPKMKQVFELSRDSNLSHNEIAEILDISPLTVRKQVNNSLKILRVKLASYLLTFFL
- a CDS encoding metallophosphoesterase family protein — translated: MKRRDLIKRVGLAAGTIALNKPMAAMSAVNAHKKQKVLRIAHITDVHIRPEYNAVARFKKCLEMIRKDNVDLILNGGDSIYAADYNDIKKERVLELWSCWKDSMALVKDIPMYSVLGNHDMWWQGKGDELFGKPGVLKMLGLQNNYYSFDKNGWHFIMLDSNHPKTPGMLDDEQWNWFVHDVQSHQDKPTLIMSHYPLLSCTGITDNKPGAIGPFKVEGSYNHLDIMKFIEVFNHNKNIRICLSGHVHLLDKVWYNGVSYLCNGATSGFWWEPGDDGKSSYKQTEPGYSLLNLYNDGSFDDEYIKYETLIK